The DNA sequence AAGGGGGGCTGCCCAGAGCGCTAATCACCCTCCCTGTGGTTTCAAGTCCTGACTTTGTTTACCTTTGTGCTCTGCTGCCGCCGTGGCCTCTGATCGCATGGCAGCGCCCACGAGCACACCATGCTGCCAGCTGAGGGCTTCGTAGACCAGAGGGACACCTTGAGAAGGACAGAAAACTCCTTCAAGCCTGTGACATTCAGACTCTAAGACCAGCGAGGTCATCGCACACAGGAAATGACTTGGCAAAACGGCGTCTTTTTAGTTGAGCAGCTATAGAGAAAACTGCTAAGGCACCGCTGTACCAACTGGGGCCACAAAGGAGTCAGTAAACTCCAATCCAGCCACCTTAGGTCACAGATCCAGGAAGCCAACGAGTTGGCTCTACCTTGGAGCTTGCAAGTTTTTCTGGATTGGGGGAAAGAAAGCCCCAGCTCATTGGCACCCTCTGACAAGGTCATGGAAAAGGAGAGATTCCAACTGTGCTTCAGTTCCCAAAACCCCGTGCCCCCGCCTGAGCAGGGGAGAGCTCACCTGCAGGTCTGCGGCCTCCAAAGATGATGCCCTCGATGGGCACGCCTTCCGGAGACTCCCAGGCAGCGTCGATGATGGGGCACTGGTTGGCAGGGGTGCAGAACCTCGAGTTGGGATGGGCACAAGGTTCCCCTACAAAAAGAGAGAGGCCCTTTAGCAACCAGCCCAAACAGGCACCTGCAGCCCAGAGCGCACAGCCTCCGGAGGGGGCTCACCATCCTGCGGGCTCCACTGCTTGTTCTTCCAGGAGGTGATGGTGACTCCCGCGGCCAACGGCTCATCAATGCCTTCCCAGTAAACGCCCCCGTCACTGGTCTCGGCCACGTTGGTAAAGATGGTGTTCTTCTGGATGGTCTTGATGGCATTGGGGTTTGTCTTCACGGAGGTGCCAGGagcaacaccaaaaaaaccattTTCTGGGTTGATAGCCCTTAAGTTACCTGCACAGGTCCAACCGGAAAAGCGGTGGTAAATCCCAAGCCGGGGGCAGCCTGGCATCTGCCCGCTGGTTTCCGTTCCAAgctcccccacccctttccctcCCTAGACTACATGCCTGTTCTCATCGGGCATCTCTGAGACTGTGCATCTCTGAGACCCTCACAACTCTTTGTTCCTCTTCCATCTTCCACCCACTTATCTTAATGAATGTTTGTATATAAGCCATCAGCCATCCACGGCCTGTTTGACCCGGATGGTTAAAGGATGCTGGGCTGGCAGAGGACAGAGTTCTGAGGTTTCGCAGACTCTGAACTAACTGAACGACACACCCAACGCTGGATTTGGGAGAGCTGGCCGTGTTCGAGGTCGATAACCCACAGGAGTCCACTTTTTATCACCGGTGGGGCCCAAGACAGTCACCTTGGTTGTCAAACTTCATCCAGGCGATGTCGTCGCCCACACACTCTATCTTCCACCCCGGGAGGGAGGGGTTCATCATGGCCAGGTTGGTCTTCCCACAGGCACTGGGGAAAGCTGCCGCCAGGTACTTCTTCTCCCCCGCAGGGTTGGTTATGCCCAAGATCTGCAGGAGACAAGGTCATTCACTGAGGTCTCTGTTCTTTACTACCCTGAGGTCTAGGGATGTGCCTAGAAGTTCCCAAGGGTAGACCCTCAAGATCTATCTCTGTTCAAAAGAACGAAGTCCGCAGGATCTCCATGGTGGCCATTGTGCCCAAGGTCCTTCAGAAGGGACATAGACTGTGGAGTTCATAATTACTTAAGAAGTTTCCCTGTCTATGAATCTCCCACGCAGACAGGAAATTGAATGGACTTGCGTCTGCCACCCCAGGCCTCCCAACACAGCCAGGGGACGTCCCCACCTACCAGCATGTGCTCTGCCAGCCAGCCTTCCTCCTTGGCCAGCCGGCTGGCTATCCTGAGAGCAAAGCACTTCTTCCCCAGCAGCGAGTTCCCGCCGTACCCACTCCCGAAGGAGACGATCTCTCTGCGGTCCGGCAGGTGGGCGATGAGCGTCAGCTCTGGGTTGCAGGCCCAGTTGTTGACCAGAGGCTCTGTAACAGGCGCAGCCGCGTCAGCGTGTGAACATGCGGAGCGCAGGGGCTTACTTTTTATCAACTCTCGATTCTGAAGTGGCATGCTTACTTTTGAGAGGCAGGGGGCACCCCACGGAATGGAGACACTTGATGAACTCCCCGTCGCCCAGGGCCTCAAGGACAGGCGTGCCCATCCGCGTCATGATCCGCATGCTGGCCACCACGTAGGGCGAGTCCGTCAGCTGGATGCCGATCTTGGTCAGCGGGGAGCCCAGTGGCCCCATGCTGAATGGAATGACGTACAGGGTCCGACCTGGGGAGGGGCCAGTGGGGACGGTGAGCCGTGACCTTGGCCTGCAGACACAGCTGGCATCATTTTCCGCAGGGATCCTTGCTATGGCCTCCCACCATCGATATCACCCTCATGGCCGCCAGCCCCAAGGTTTAGCAAAGTCCACCACCGCAAAGTGGACAAAAATGCCCAAATCCATGTTCTCCCGGGCTACGATTAGGCTCTGCCAGGCTGCGTGAAATCCACACGTGTGGAACCCTGTAGGGCTCACGCAAGACGTCTGAGAACAGAACGGGGCGCGTGTCACACAGAGTGGGAGACACTGAGGCCGGGGGCAGGGCTCCCTTGCTGTCAGGATCACCATCAGGGCAGGTGTCATGAGGACAGGCGTGCTGTCAATCTGCCCTGTCGGGAGAATGGCTGCTCACCTTTCATGCACCCTGGGAACCTGGCGTTGAAGGCTTTCTCAAAGTCCTCTTCTGACATCCAGCGACCCAGCTGGCTGAGGCCAGTTTTGGGAATGGGCACCGTGTCTCTTTGCTCCTGGGTGATGATGACTGTCTTGCTTTCAATCCTGGCCACATCCCTGGGGTCAGTGAGAGCCAACCAGCTGCAAAAGTCCCAGGGTCCCCTTCAGTCAGGAACAGACCCATCTCGCATTGTCACATTTCTCCCACACCCAACAGGACACGGAGCACACTGGCACATTGTAGAAGTGCAGTGGCCAAGCCAGCCGGCACCTTGTCAGGACATGTTGACTAGGCCACTAGCTAGGGGCGGGGACTGTCTTTCATCGTGATCCGGAATCTAGGCGGCAGAGAGCATTGGCCTGCCCAGCTCAATTAGGGCCTCGGTGGCTCCACCAGTCATGCTGTCTCGAAGGTTCTGACCATTTATTAAGGTTCTAAAGCCTCTGCAGCCACTGATGCCAAGGAGAGGGCGGGGTGGGCCACAGGGGGGGCTCACCAGTTGTCGTATTTGCTCAGCTTCCTGATGACGCCCTCCTCCTGCATGCGGCCCAGCAGCCGTCCGTTCTCCTCCTCGGAGCCATCGCAGATGTGGATGTGCTCCGGCTGGCACAGCTTGGCGCTGCTCTCCACGAATTCCCTCACCGCCTGGGGCAGGCTGTCCAGGTTGCCCTGGATGACTTTGGCTGAGAAGTCCAGGCCGTTGTGCAGCTGAGGAGGCATTTCTGCAGAGCTGTGGTCAGGGGCACAAATGCCAGGGTCACCTGAAACAGAAAACAGCCTTCCTGGTCAAGAGGACCAGGAACATCTGAGGGACAGCGTGTGGGTTGCACATGGCCAGAGAGCCATGGCCCCCAGGGAAACTGAGTGAGCGTTGTTGCTGGAGTTTTTAGCCAGGTACAGAAGAAAGCTCGACCCACCTGCCTTCCTTTTGGGTGGTCTCCCGTCAGATCCAGGGAGGCTGGCCGTGTTCTTCCCGCCGGAGACTGTGAGTTCCCAGTGGGAAGGCGGTGCTTGGCGGTGGGGCCTCCTGCCTTAAATACCGTGGAGGACGGCCCTGCCCCTCTGATACACCCAGGGAGGCTCGCCTGTGACGTCGGGGGCAGGTCTTTGGATCAGCGCCACGGTCAGG is a window from the Urocitellus parryii isolate mUroPar1 chromosome 6, mUroPar1.hap1, whole genome shotgun sequence genome containing:
- the Pck1 gene encoding phosphoenolpyruvate carboxykinase, cytosolic [GTP], which produces MPPQLHNGLDFSAKVIQGNLDSLPQAVREFVESSAKLCQPEHIHICDGSEEENGRLLGRMQEEGVIRKLSKYDNCWLALTDPRDVARIESKTVIITQEQRDTVPIPKTGLSQLGRWMSEEDFEKAFNARFPGCMKGRTLYVIPFSMGPLGSPLTKIGIQLTDSPYVVASMRIMTRMGTPVLEALGDGEFIKCLHSVGCPLPLKKPLVNNWACNPELTLIAHLPDRREIVSFGSGYGGNSLLGKKCFALRIASRLAKEEGWLAEHMLILGITNPAGEKKYLAAAFPSACGKTNLAMMNPSLPGWKIECVGDDIAWMKFDNQGNLRAINPENGFFGVAPGTSVKTNPNAIKTIQKNTIFTNVAETSDGGVYWEGIDEPLAAGVTITSWKNKQWSPQDGEPCAHPNSRFCTPANQCPIIDAAWESPEGVPIEGIIFGGRRPAGVPLVYEALSWQHGVLVGAAMRSEATAAAEHKGKVIMHDPFAMRPFFGYNFGKYLDHWLSMAQRPAAKLPKIFHVNWFRKNKEGKFLWPGFGENSRVLEWMFNRINGEDSAQLTPIGYIPKKDALNLQGLGDIDLEELFDISKEFWEEEVEDIERYLEDQVNADLPSEITRQVLALKQRISQM